CGGCACCGGCACCGGCACCGGCGCCTCGACGCCGGCCTGACGAGACAGCAGTTTGCGTAACGCGTCCTCCTGCTCCGCGGCCAGTCGGGCGAGTTCGGCTGTCGGACCACCGATTTCCGCGCCCCTGCGACGCACGAGCGCGAGCACCTGGAGGGTCGAGTCGTGCACCTCCCGGGCCAGTCGTTCGCGCTCCGATGCGGCCGCCTCGAGCCGGATCGCCCGGTCTATCTGCTCGCGGGCACGCCGGACGATCTGGGCTCCCATCCCGACCGCAAGGCCGACGGTCAGCAGAATCGGCAGCGTCGCGTCGAAACCGATGTTGTCGAGTTGGTTGCAGATCGCGAGCGCCGACAGCCCGACGAGACCGGCGCACGCCAGTCCCCACCACGGACCGAGCAGGATCGCGACGGAGACAACCGCATTCGCGGCCCAAAAGGTCGTAGGCACCGTCTGGTGGCGATCGAAATAGTTGTTCTTACCGCCCACCATCAAGGTGCTAGCCATGAGCAACAGCGTCACCACGACCTCGGCTGCGACGACCTGCCGGCGGCGGCGGTACCCGAACGCGAGCAGCATCGCCGCGATGCCCGACCAGATCAACATCAGGGCGAAGACGGCCCAACTCAGCAAGGGTCGGACGTAATGCTCGACCACGGTCCACTGCACCGCACCGGCATAGATCAGCGAGGCGAGACGGAACACCTGGGCGGCGCGCCACAACGGCAGCAGACCCGATGAATCGCGTTGCAGCGTCGCCGTACTCACGTCATCACAGTAGTCGGCAAAGTGCACTGACCTGCGAAGTTGATGCTCTCTTGGTGGACCTCGCGAAACCCATACCTGCGTCTGGTGCGCGCCTGACGTACTGCTTCGCGAAAGGTCCGGGCACCGCGGGGGTGTCCGGACCTTTCGTCCTGCTCCGACTGTTACGAGGCGGTCAGTTGCCCTGGCCCGGGTAGCCCTGCGGCTGCTGGCCACCCTGCTGCGGGTAACCCTGCGGCTGCGACTGCTGATGCGGATACTGCTGTCCCGGAAGGGGATTCGGCATCGTACCCTGCTGCTCGATCTGCGGGTACTGCGTTGAGTGCGGCTCGACCGGGTCACCTGGGTCGGGCATGTTGTACCCGCCGGGACCACCTGCGGTACCGCCGGGACCGGTGCCGAAGTTCACGTTCGGGACGGCGCGCTCGTTGCCCTCGGCTTCGAAGTACTCGGCCCGCGCGACACCGGCCGGACCCGCGAGGAATTTGGTCGGGATCGACTCGATCGCGGTGTTGAGTTCGCGGACGATCGCGTTGTAGTAGCGGCGACCCGAGGCGATGCGGTCCTCGGTGGACGACAGTTCGTTCTGCAGTCCGAGGAAGTTGGAGTTCGACTTCAGATCCGGGTAGGCCTCGGCGACCGCCATGAGGCGTCCGAGCGCCTGGGTCAACTGGCCCTCGTTCTGCGCAGCGGTTGCCGGTGTGTCGCCGCCGCTGATCGCGGCCGAGCGGGCGCGCAGCACTTCGTCGAGCGTTGCGCGTTCGTGCTGGGCGTATCCCTTCACGGTCTCGATGAGGTTTGGGATGAGGTCGTGACGTCGCTTGAGTTCGACGTCGATCTGGTGCCAGGCCTCCTGCACCTGGTTACGCTTCTTCACCAGGCCGTTGTAGGACGAGATGCCCCACACCACGAGCAGGACGATGATCAGGACGATGGCGAGCAGAACCCACGTCATCAGCAAGTCTCCTTCTGTTGCATTGCCGCTCAGCCTACGTGCTGGTCGGCTCCCGGATCAGCTGTCCACACCCTCGAACCGCCGCAGCACCAACTCGGCCAGCCGCGGGTCGTCGCCCAGCGGCGCCGACACCCGTGCCCCGAGGCCGGTGAGCCGGTCGTGGAAGAAGCCGGGCCCCATGAGGTAACTCGCGACGACCACCGCGCCCGGGTCGCCGCCGTGCTCTGCGGCAGCCACCCGGACGGCGTCGTCCACCGAAGGCTGCCGGGCGGCCAGATAGCCCAGCGCGACCGTCCCGGCCCAGCGTTCGGCGAGCAGGTCACGCATCCGTTCGGCGTCCGTCGCGCCGGCGGCGCGGCTCGATCCGGCGACGGCGAGCACCACCGGGGCGTTCAGCGTCGCGCCGGCGTCGACGAGCCGGTCGACGAGCACCTGCGCCAGCAACGCGTGCGGACCGAGCGCGGGCGCGGCGTGGGCGTGCGGGTGGGCCGCCACGGCCTGCGCCACGTCAACCTCGGTGTGGAAGCCCGACGACAGCAGCAGCGGCACGACCACCACCGAATCGTGCTGCGCCGCAAGGTCGTTCACGACCTGCGGCAACTCCGGTTGCTGCACGTCGACGTACGCCTCGCGCACGGTGAGGTCGGGGCGACGGCGCGCGACCTGCGCGACGATCGAGCGCACGACAGCCTGCCCCTGCGGGTTGTCGGTGCCGTGGGCGCAGACGACGAGCGCACGCGTCATCGGTCGGCCACCGCCAGGCGGTAACCCCGCTTGACGACGGTGGTGACCAGATCACGGTCGGGCAGCGCGTCGCGCAGTCGGGCGACGGCGACCTCGGCGACGTGCGGGTCGACGGCGGTGCCGGGCAGCACCGCGAGGATCTGCTCGCGGGTCACCACCGCACCGTCGGCGGCCGCGAGGCGGTGCAGCACCGCCAGGCCGGCCGGTGACAGGCTGAGCCGCCGGCCGTCGAGCACCGCCTCCGAACGCCAGACCCGCAGGGTGCCCGCCGGGGTGACCGCCTGTGTCGCGTGCACCGGCAGGTGCGCCACCAACGACCGCACCAGCGCGCCGAGCCGGAAACGGTCGGGCACCATCGGATCGATCCCGACCAGCCGCAACGGGGCCGCGGTGACCGGGCCGACGGCCGCGGCGACGACGCCGCCGTCGACGGCCATCGCCGCCACACACTCCCGCTCCAGACCCAGGCCGCGGGCGCTGTCGAGGAAGGCCTGTGCTCCGGGTGCGGAGGTGAAGACCACCGAGTCGTACTCCCGGTCGACCACGCGGCGGACGCCGTCCGCGACGGCTCGGGGGTCGGCAGCCGGCCCCCAGCGGTAGACCACGAGCGGTTGCACCGTGGCGCCCGCGTCGGTGAACGCCTCGTCGAGACCGTCGGAGCCGGCGCCGTGGTGTTGCACCGCGATCCGCAGGTCGGCGATCGATTCGGACAGCAGGAAGTCGCGCACCTCGGCGTTGGTCTCCGATTCAGCCACCCAGTCGGGTTCGAGTCCGGCGGCGCGCAGCGCGCCGCTGGTCTTCGGGCCGCGGGCGATGATGCGGGTGTCGCGCAGCATGGCGAGAAGTTCGTCGGCGAGGCCCGCGGCGTCGGCGGCCTCGATCCATCCGGTGAAGCCGACACCGGTCGTGCCAACCACGATCTGCGGCGGTTCGGCGATCAACTCCTTTGTCGCGCGCAGGAGTTCGGCATCGTCGACGTGAGGCACCACCGACAGGGTGGGGGCGTGCGCG
This is a stretch of genomic DNA from Yimella lutea. It encodes these proteins:
- the macS gene encoding MacS family sensor histidine kinase, which translates into the protein MSTATLQRDSSGLLPLWRAAQVFRLASLIYAGAVQWTVVEHYVRPLLSWAVFALMLIWSGIAAMLLAFGYRRRRQVVAAEVVVTLLLMASTLMVGGKNNYFDRHQTVPTTFWAANAVVSVAILLGPWWGLACAGLVGLSALAICNQLDNIGFDATLPILLTVGLAVGMGAQIVRRAREQIDRAIRLEAAASERERLAREVHDSTLQVLALVRRRGAEIGGPTAELARLAAEQEDALRKLLSRQAGVEAPVPVPVPVQRDLRSRLEEVLPTQVSLAAPGQPIVLPEQMTDEIVAVVCAAIDNTAKHAGADARSYVLLEDDGEEIVVAVRDDGAGFDPSRLAEAAAEGRMGVSKSIRGRVTDLGGTVDLFTAPGEGTEWEVHIPSTGAEQR
- a CDS encoding LemA family protein, with translation MTWVLLAIVLIIVLLVVWGISSYNGLVKKRNQVQEAWHQIDVELKRRHDLIPNLIETVKGYAQHERATLDEVLRARSAAISGGDTPATAAQNEGQLTQALGRLMAVAEAYPDLKSNSNFLGLQNELSSTEDRIASGRRYYNAIVRELNTAIESIPTKFLAGPAGVARAEYFEAEGNERAVPNVNFGTGPGGTAGGPGGYNMPDPGDPVEPHSTQYPQIEQQGTMPNPLPGQQYPHQQSQPQGYPQQGGQQPQGYPGQGN
- a CDS encoding sirohydrochlorin chelatase — encoded protein: MTRALVVCAHGTDNPQGQAVVRSIVAQVARRRPDLTVREAYVDVQQPELPQVVNDLAAQHDSVVVVPLLLSSGFHTEVDVAQAVAAHPHAHAAPALGPHALLAQVLVDRLVDAGATLNAPVVLAVAGSSRAAGATDAERMRDLLAERWAGTVALGYLAARQPSVDDAVRVAAAEHGGDPGAVVVASYLMGPGFFHDRLTGLGARVSAPLGDDPRLAELVLRRFEGVDS
- a CDS encoding uroporphyrinogen-III synthase, translating into MNPVGDQLVGARVLLTGQRRSAELAAALERRGAQIAHAPTLSVVPHVDDAELLRATKELIAEPPQIVVGTTGVGFTGWIEAADAAGLADELLAMLRDTRIIARGPKTSGALRAAGLEPDWVAESETNAEVRDFLLSESIADLRIAVQHHGAGSDGLDEAFTDAGATVQPLVVYRWGPAADPRAVADGVRRVVDREYDSVVFTSAPGAQAFLDSARGLGLERECVAAMAVDGGVVAAAVGPVTAAPLRLVGIDPMVPDRFRLGALVRSLVAHLPVHATQAVTPAGTLRVWRSEAVLDGRRLSLSPAGLAVLHRLAAADGAVVTREQILAVLPGTAVDPHVAEVAVARLRDALPDRDLVTTVVKRGYRLAVADR